One part of the Macaca mulatta isolate MMU2019108-1 chromosome 6, T2T-MMU8v2.0, whole genome shotgun sequence genome encodes these proteins:
- the GLRX gene encoding glutaredoxin-1: protein MAQEFVNGKIQPGKVVVFIKPTCPYCRRAQEILSQLPIKQGLLEFVDITATNHTNEIQDYLQQLTGARTVPRVFIGKDCIGGCSDLVSMQQSGELLTRLKQIGALQ from the exons ATGGCTCAAGAGTTTGTGAACGGCAAAATCCAGCCTGGGAAGGTGGTTGTGTTCATCAAGCCCACCTGCCCATACTGCAGGAGGGCCCAAGAGATCCTCAGTCAATTGCCCATCAAACAAGGGCTTCTGGAATTTGTCGATATCACAGCCACCAACCACACTAACGAGATTCAAGATTATTTGCAACAGCTCACGGGAGCAAGAACG GTTCCTCGAGTCTTTATCGGTAAAGATTGTATAGGCGGATGCAGTGATCTAGTCTCTATGCAACAGAGTGGGGAACTGCTGACGCGGCTAAAGCAGATTGGAGCTCTGCAGTAA